A region of Daphnia carinata strain CSIRO-1 chromosome 10, CSIRO_AGI_Dcar_HiC_V3, whole genome shotgun sequence DNA encodes the following proteins:
- the LOC130698815 gene encoding uncharacterized protein LOC130698815: protein MTVHQPASRILTYPGEYDNVIPEDISLAEYILNEIEKFGDDISSTNSETKQNITFSQIVNQTKALAAGLQIKFGVQPKENIAIVLPSCLEYPVAVLGVNYCGAAATLINPSQTISELKHAIKLTNPKVWIGTEEFSTKFHELFPNAAQRPPLIVLTNKAEHPSTWAGLLAFGQGKPVRRPTINSKEDTALILFSSGTTGVPKGVSLTNANYIAARRQNVELTKDIPKNPEDLNTVMLPLYHTFGISSIFDNMVRGLRFILVPHFTFKNMLEAIQEYRISIMSVVPAIATQLVKQPVEQHYDLSSLRLLFSGAAALSKEIQAGLVEKFGCFVFQGYGMTESTLRTHSNFIGSSRDGSIGTVMPFCESIVVDPDTNKALGPNEEGEICVRGPLIMKGYIGDDDATQHTIDSQGWLHTGDIGYYDEDGFFFITDRMKELIKYKGLQVSPTELEQILLTHPGIMEAAVAPVPDEAAGELPRAYVVKIPGSTLTEDDVVKFVADKVSPHKRLRGGVVFIKSIPKTATGKILRRELKLSSKL from the exons ATGACTGTGCATCAACCTG CTTCCAGAATATTGACCTATCCAGGAGAATATGACAATGTTATTCCTGAAGACATATCTCTAGCAGAGTACATTCTTAATGAGATTGAAAAATTTGGTGATGATATTTCTTCT ACCAACTCAGAGACCAAGCAGAACATTACCTTCTCACAAATTGTCAATCAAACCAAGGCATTAGCAGCTGGATTACAAATTAAGTTTGGTGTCCAGCCCAAAGAAAATATTGCCATTGTTCTTCCGAGCTGCTTGGAGTACCCTGTTGCAGTTTTGGGTGTTAACTATTGTGGTGCAGCTGCTACACTCATTAATCCCAGTCAAACAATAA GTGAGCTGAAACATGCAATTAAACTTACAAACCCAAAAGTGTGGATTGGGACAGAAGAATTTTCAACGAAGTTTCACGAACTGTTTCCAAATGCCGCGCAACGACCGCCCTTGATTGTTTTGACGAACAAAGCGGAGCATCCATCAACTTGGGCTGGTTTGTTAGCATTTGGGCAGGGTAAACCTGTTCGACGACCTACCATCAATTCCAAAGAAGATACGGCGCTTATCCTGTTTTCAAGCGGAACTACTGGAGTCCCCAAAGGAGTATCTCTGACAAATGCCAACTACATTGCAGCTCGGAGACAAAATGT GGAGCTCACAAAAGATATCCCCAAGAATCCCGAAGACCTTAATACTGTTATGCTTCCTCTCTATCATACTTTTGGCATTAGCAGCATTTTTGATAACATGGTCAGAGGATTGCGATTTATTCTGGTGCCTCATTTCACTTTCAAGAACATGTTGGAGGCCATTCAAGAATATCGG ATTTCAATTATGTCTGTTGTTCCTGCCATCGCTACTCAACTGGTCAAGCAACCAGTCGAGCAACATTATGATTTGTCTTCGCTTCGATTGCTTTTCTCCGGCGCGGCTGCCCTCAGCAAAGAAATTCAAGCTGGATTGGTGGAAAAATTTGGATGTTTCGTGTTTCAAG GTTACGGAATGACGGAATCAACCCTGCGAACGCATAGCAATTTTATTGGCTCCTCTCGTGATGGAAGTATCGGCACCGTAATGCCTTTCTGCGAGTCCATCGTAGTGGATCCTGATACGAACAAAGCTTTGGGCCCTAACGAAGAAGGTGAAATTTGCGTCAGAGGACCTTTAATTATGAAGGGATACATAGGTGACGACGATGCTACCCAACACACGATCGACTCCCAGGGATGGCTGCATACTGGTGATATTGGCTATTACGACGAAGATGGATTCTTTTTCATCACGGACCGTATGAAAGAACTCATTAAATACAAGGGATTGCAAGTGTCCCCAACCGAGCTCGAACAGATCCTGTTGACTCATCCTGGCATTATGGAAGCGGCCGTTGCTCCCGTTCCTGACGAAGCCGCAGGTGAACTACCTCGCGCCTATGTCGTCAAAATTCCTGGTTCTACCCTGACTGAAGATGACGTCGTCAAATTTGTGGCTG ATAAAGTGAGTCCACACAAGCGGCTACGTGGTGGAGTTGTCTTTATCAAGAGCATCCCCAAAACTGCCACGGGAAAAATCCTTCGTCGTGAACTGAAGCTCAGCAGTAAGCTCTAA
- the LOC130698831 gene encoding uncharacterized protein LOC130698831, with product MTEKAPDSKIVKCTLKYDDYIPNISLNQYLFHEMSKWKSRIAMVNVSTMEELTYGQLICDVNHLAAGLQASQGLKYGQCVALAIPNSMEFIVTLLAVNQLGAVASFVNPIYTFRELEHVASINNADIWICTSEFVPMLSKLGKAGYSTRAVVIDSSNTEASQWHAILKSGQSLTVDPPNVNVFEDLATMPFSSGTTGLPKGVMLTHRNVVSALCQFKAWSPYTEKDVNLGLLPMFHQYGCLMVLTTLAVGAKAIILPKFNFSDMLRAIQKYKVTMIPLVPPIAVLLAKHPAANNFDLSSVRAIVSSAAPLSLEIIKTIISKYNWDVLQGYGMTECTLATHFMPPGQRKYGSVGMVMPYYESKIVDQNTGQDLGAQQVGEICVRGSMVMKGYCGNPGATAAMIDAQNWLHTGDIGYYDEDGFFYVVDRLKELIKYKATQVAPSELEHLLLTHSEVTDAAVIGIPDEVAGELPRAFVVKRPGSTVTALDLIRFIDGQVSPSKKLRGGVVFLDAIPKLLSGKILRRELRALSSKL from the exons ATGACAGAAAAGG ctCCCGATAGCAAAATTGTAAAATGTACCCTCAAATATGATGACTATATTCCTAACATCTCTCTAAACCAATACCTTTTCCATGAAATGAGTAAATGGAAATCTAGGATTGCAATG GTTAACGTCAGTACCATGGAAGAGCTTACTTATGGACAACTGATCTGTGATGTAAACCATTTGGCAGCAGGTCTTCAAGCTTCACAAGGCTTGAAATATGGACAATGTGTTGCATTGGCTATACCTAATTCCATGGAATTTATAGTTACTCTGCTAGCTGTGAACCAGTTGGGGGCAGTTGCTTCATTTGTTAATCCAATCTATACTTTTC gggAACTGGAACATGTGGCTAGTATAAACAATGCAGACATCTGGATATGTACATCAGAATTTGTTCCAATGCTCTCCAAGCTTGGCAAAGCCGGATATAGTACTAGGGCTGTCGTCATCGACAGCTCGAACACTGAAGCTTCGCAATGGCACGCAATCCTTAAGTCTGGTCAGTCCTTGACCGTCGACCCTCCAAATGTTAACGTCTTTGAAGATCTTGCTACCATGCCATTCTCGAGCGGTACTACGGGCTTACCCAAAGGGGTGATGCTTACTCATCGCAACGTGGTCTCCGCATTGTGTCAATTCAA AGCTTGGTCTCCATACACCGAAAAAGACGTCAATCTTGGTCTGTTGCCCATGTTCCATCAGTATGGTTGTCTTATGGTCCTAACCACTCTAGCAGTTGGTGCCAAGGCCATTATTTTGCCTAAATTTAACTTCTCGGACATGTTACGTGCAATTCAAAAATATAAG GTAACAATGATACCTCTAGTGCCTCCTATAGCTGTTCTCCTAGCCAAACATCCGGCTGCAAACAATTTCGATCTTTCTTCCGTAAGAGCTATTGTTAGCTCGGCGGCACCTTTAAGCTTAGAAATTATAAAAACGATTATTAGTAAGTATAACTGGGACGTCCTTCAAGGCTACGGGATGACTGAGTGTACCTTGGCTACACACTTCATGCCACCCGGCCAGCGCAAATACGGAAGCGTCGGTATGGTTATGCCGTATTATGAATCAAAG atCGTTGATCAAAATACCGGACAAGATCTAGGTGCTCAGCAAGTGGGCGAAATCTGCGTTCGTGGTTCAATGGTGATGAAGGGCTACTGTGGTAATCCGGGAGCTACCGCCGCTATGATTGACGCACAGAACTGGCTCCACACTGGGGACATTGGTTATTATGATGAAGATGGTTTCTTCTATGTGGTTGACCGGCTCAAGGAACTGATCAAGTATAAAGCCACGCAAGTTGCCCCCTCAGAGCTTGAACATTTGCTGTTAACACACTCAGAAGTGACTGATGCTGCTGTCATCGGGATTCCCGACGAAGTAGCCGGCGAGCTTCCAAGAGCGTTCGTCGTCAAACGGCCAGGTTCTACTGTTACTGCATTAGACCTTATTCGTTTCATCGACG GTCAAGTTTCTCCCTCTAAGAAACTCCGGGGAGGTGTCGTTTTTCTTGACGCCATTCCGAAGCTGTTAAGCGGAAAAATTTTACGACGTGAGCTAAGAGCGCTCTCTTCCAAATTGTAA
- the LOC130698714 gene encoding histone-lysine N-methyltransferase SETDB1-like isoform X1 — protein sequence MEIEKEKENSGKNGVRVKICSACNVKGDNLGLAPYFVRAYFSLDTGKSRRVCKKCFEEAENHQIALVNLLSEHKSIVSGPKRPKNGIEIIDLDAEDVNAESDEEPEECPEEVEITVDVEQFVESVMEKYQFSKQLQDASIHLRDKCAVAKEEFTKLDLSISALENNITALRKELFQPYEPIICYVDSVDIDEEGIVTKHSTTLSSSPASLETVSTYKKIRELPPIGEFIHKPIQALQTVYAMKISLLKPWFKGTVVKIKENKEMPYEICFENAADKPSRTFPPKYLAYAEPSPVQFAVGARVIAQYVGEKYEMMEPLAYYAGIIAEEAKALTQQRYLVFFDQGYAQYCHHEQIMMVCHSSRDVWQDVYSKSRAFVSTYLKGYPERAMVKLQRGQTIKTELNGYWFRGRVDAVDGSLAKIYFPSEKRFEWIYRGSTRFRHLYDLLAKEEARKKQGTTRPTRPTHNMVLVHQKKNAPYVEYTGGPVDDLHKPSSPPLLALQLPSASQENPIRAVARKSTTKVFKSPPVVSAQRRTREPDVDDGCMNRQVNPCNQHIYFEPHQCGTYCVKEYPFVDGENKNVNPFSIPMRWGWARELAKQRQGESSLIVFYRAPCGRRVRNLEEVHRYLRITGSELGIDLFCFDSLVQCFKEFKPNIIYCQIKDISYGKENVRISCVNSIDRQSPLYVDYCTERIPRKGVTMNLDPSFLICCDCTDDCQDKEKCQCWQLTINATARGPGGKINPNAGYEYRRLTQNLVTGVYECNSRCRCQKTCLNRVAQRPLHLRLQLFRTVKCGWGIRCLDDIPNGQFICVYVGELLTDQDANDDGTQFGDEYLADLNFIELIENQKDGYESECYQSDQQSSESQSSTSDDDWDESSDASGSKNYPGGKRGGRRGRPSKMSKLLSRTPVKPIDVADDGQEDGQKNFTRTLYGPMEKCFVIDARNIGNIGRYFNHSCEPNIFVQNIFVDTQDLRFPWVGFFAQEFIRAGTELTWDYGYQIDSVPGKKLFCYCGAKNCRRRLL from the exons ATGgaaatagagaaagaaaaagaaaattcgggAAAAAATGGAGTACGAGTGAAAATTTGTTCTGCTTGCAATGTGAAAGGAGACAATCTTGGACTGGCGCCTTATTTTGTGCGTGCTTATTTTAGCCTAGACACTGGCAAATCAAGAAGGGTttgcaaaaaatgttttgaagaAGCAGAAAATCATCAAATCGCTTTAGTAAATTTACTGTCTGAGCATAAAAGCATTGTCTCTGGACCTAAGAGACCAAAGAATGGCATCGAAATTATTGATCTCGATGCTGAGGATGTCAATGCTGAATCTGATGAAGAGCCAGAAGAATGCCCAGAAGAAGTAGAAATAACTGTGGATGTTGAACAATTTGTTGAATCAGTAATGGAGAAATACCAATTCAGTAAACAGCTGCAAGATGCATCCATCCATTTGA GAGATAAATGTGCTGTTGCCAAAGAAGAATTCACCAAGCTTGACTTGTCGATTTCAGCTCTTGAGAATAACATCACTGCCCTGAGGAAAGAACTGTTTCAACCATACGAACCCATAATTTGCTACGTGGATTCTGTCGATATAGATGAAGAAGGGATAGTGACAAAACACAGTACCACTTTGAGCTCTTCTCCTGCTTCCTTAGAAACAGTGTcaacttacaaaaaaataagagaactACCTCCTATTGGAGAATTCATTCATAAGCCAATTCAAGCTCTGCAAACAGTATATGCAATGAAAATATCTCTTTTGAAACCGTGGTTTAAAGGAACAGTAGTAAAG attaaagaaaataaggaaatgcCTTACGAGATCTGTTTTGAAAATGCGGCTGATAAACCATCGCGCACCTTCCCTCCAAAATACTTGGCATATGCTGAACCAAGTCCTGTCCAGTTCGCTGTTGGGGCCCGAGTTATAGCTCAGTACGTTGGAGAAAAATACGAGATGATGGAACCTTTAGCTTATTACGCTGGCATAATAGCCGAAGAGGCCAAAGCCTTAACTCAACAGCGATATCTCGTGTTTTTCGATCAAGGATATGCGCAGTATTGCCACCATGAACAG ATTATGATGGTATGTCACAGCTCACGAGACGTCTGGCAAGATGTCTATTCGAAATCTCGTGCTTTCGTGTCGACGTATTTAAAAGGATACCCAGAGCGCGCCATGGTGAAGTTACAACGCGGACAGACTATCAAAACGGAATTGAACGGTTATTGGTTTCGTGGACGCGTAGATGCGGTGGATGGCTCTCTGGCCAAAATTTACTTTCCTTCTGAAAAACGTTTTGAATGGATTTATCGAGGATCAACTCGTTTCCGCCATCTGTACGACCTGCTTGCCAAAGAAGAAGCCAGGAAAAAGCAAGGAACCACGAGACCCACGAGGCCTACCCATAACATGGTACTTgtacatcaaaagaaaaatgccccGTATGTGGAGTATACTGGTGGACCAGTGGATGACTTGCATAAACCTTCATCTCCGCCTTTGTTAGCCCTTCAACTGCCATCTGCATCCCAGGAG aACCCAATTCGAGCCGTAGCCCGGAAAAGCACTACCAAAGTTTTTAAATCGCCTCCTGTTGTATCAGCACAACGACGAACGAGAGAACCAGATGTGGACGATGGCTGTATGAATCGTCAAGTGAATCCGTGTAATCAACATATTTATTTCGAGCCACATCAGTGTGGTACCTACTGTGTGAAGGAATACCCAttcgtggatggagagaacaaaa ATGTCAATCCGTTTTCGATTCCAATGCGATGGGGTTGGGCGCGAGAATTAGCTAAACAGCGACAAGGTGAAAGCTCCTTGATTGTATTTTATCGTGCCCCTTGTGGACGCCGCGTACGAAACCTCGAGGAAGTACACCGGTATCTACGAATCACAGGAAGCGAACTGGGTATCGACCTGTTTTGCTTTGATAGTCTAGTCCAATGCTTCAAAGAATTCAAACCAAATATTATCTACTGTCAAATCAAAG ACATAAGTTATGGTAAGGAAAATGTTCGGATATCATGTGTCAATTCGATTGACCGTCAAAGTCCGCTTTACGTTGATTACTGCACTGAACGCATTCCCCGAAAAGGAGTCACAATGAATTTAGATCCCAGCTTTCTCATCTGCTGCGATTGCACGGACGACTGCcaagacaaagaaaaatgccaatgTTGGCAACTCACCATAAAT GCAACTGCCAGAGGCCCTGGTGGAAAGATCAATCCCAATGCTGGATATGAATACCGCCGTTTGACGCAAAACTTGGTGACGGGCGTCTATGAATGCAATTCTCGCTGTCGGTGCCAAAAGACGTGTCTTAACCGCGTGGCTCAAAGGCCTTTACATTTGCGACTACAA CTGTTCCGGACTGTCAAGTGCGGCTGGGGTATTCGCTGTTTAGATGACATTCCAAACGGCCAATTTATCTGCGTATATGTAGGAGAGCTGCTAACTGATCAAGATGCAAACGACGATGGAACGCAATTTGGCGACGAATATTTGGCCGATTTGAATTTTATCGAACTAatcgaaaatcaaaaagaTGGCTACGAGAGTGAATGCTATCAAAGCGATCAACAGAGTTCGGAATCTCAATCATCCACTAGTG aTGACGACTGGGATGAATCTTCCGACGCTTCCGGTTCGAAAAACTATCCAGGtggaaaaagaggagggagaAGAGGGCGCCCCAGTAAGATGTCGAAATTGTTATCTCGTACACCAGTGAAACCGATTGACGTTGCTGATGACGGCCAAGAAGATGGCCAGAAAAATTTTACCCGTACTTTATACGGCCCGatggaaaaatgttttgttatcgaTGCGAGGAACATTGGGAACATTGGTAGATATTTTAAT CACTCTTGCGAGCCGAATATTTTTgtgcaaaacattttcgtcGACACACAAGATTTGCGTTTTCCATGGGTAGGATTCTTCGCTCAGGAATTCATTCGTGCAGGTACCGAGCTGACGTGGGACTACGGTTATCAGATCGACAGTGTGCCTGGCAAAAAGTTGTTTTGCTACTGTGGGGCGAAAAATTGCAGGCGCAGATTGCTTTGA
- the LOC130698714 gene encoding histone-lysine N-methyltransferase SETDB1-like isoform X2, with the protein MEIEKEKENSGKNGVRVKICSACNVKGDNLGLAPYFVRAYFSLDTGKSRRVCKKCFEEAENHQIALVNLLSEHKSIVSGPKRPKNGIEIIDLDAEDVNAESDEEPEECPEEVEITVDVEQFVESVMEKYQFSKQLQDASIHLRDKCAVAKEEFTKLDLSISALENNITALRKELFQPYEPIICYVDSVDIDEEGIVTKHSTTLSSSPASLETVSTYKKIRELPPIGEFIHKPIQALQTVYAMKISLLKPWFKGTVVKIKENKEMPYEICFENAADKPSRTFPPKYLAYAEPSPVQFAVGARVIAQYVGEKYEMMEPLAYYAGIIAEEAKALTQQRYLVFFDQGYAQYCHHEQIMMVCHSSRDVWQDVYSKSRAFVSTYLKGYPERAMVKLQRGQTIKTELNGYWFRGRVDAVDGSLAKIYFPSEKRFEWIYRGSTRFRHLYDLLAKEEARKKQGTTRPTRPTHNMVLVHQKKNAPYVEYTGGPVDDLHKPSSPPLLALQLPSASQENPIRAVARKSTTKVFKSPPVVSAQRRTREPDVDDGCMNRQVNPCNQHIYFEPHQCGTYCVKEYPFVDGENKNVNPFSIPMRWGWARELAKQRQGESSLIVFYRAPCGRRVRNLEEVHRYLRITGSELGIDLFCFDSLVQCFKEFKPNIIYCQIKDISYGKENVRISCVNSIDRQSPLYVDYCTERIPRKGVTMNLDPSFLICCDCTDDCQDKEKCQCWQLTINATARGPGGKINPNAGYEYRRLTQNLVTGVYECNSRCRCQKTCLNRVAQRPLHLRLQLFRTVKCGWGELLTDQDANDDGTQFGDEYLADLNFIELIENQKDGYESECYQSDQQSSESQSSTSDDDWDESSDASGSKNYPGGKRGGRRGRPSKMSKLLSRTPVKPIDVADDGQEDGQKNFTRTLYGPMEKCFVIDARNIGNIGRYFNHSCEPNIFVQNIFVDTQDLRFPWVGFFAQEFIRAGTELTWDYGYQIDSVPGKKLFCYCGAKNCRRRLL; encoded by the exons ATGgaaatagagaaagaaaaagaaaattcgggAAAAAATGGAGTACGAGTGAAAATTTGTTCTGCTTGCAATGTGAAAGGAGACAATCTTGGACTGGCGCCTTATTTTGTGCGTGCTTATTTTAGCCTAGACACTGGCAAATCAAGAAGGGTttgcaaaaaatgttttgaagaAGCAGAAAATCATCAAATCGCTTTAGTAAATTTACTGTCTGAGCATAAAAGCATTGTCTCTGGACCTAAGAGACCAAAGAATGGCATCGAAATTATTGATCTCGATGCTGAGGATGTCAATGCTGAATCTGATGAAGAGCCAGAAGAATGCCCAGAAGAAGTAGAAATAACTGTGGATGTTGAACAATTTGTTGAATCAGTAATGGAGAAATACCAATTCAGTAAACAGCTGCAAGATGCATCCATCCATTTGA GAGATAAATGTGCTGTTGCCAAAGAAGAATTCACCAAGCTTGACTTGTCGATTTCAGCTCTTGAGAATAACATCACTGCCCTGAGGAAAGAACTGTTTCAACCATACGAACCCATAATTTGCTACGTGGATTCTGTCGATATAGATGAAGAAGGGATAGTGACAAAACACAGTACCACTTTGAGCTCTTCTCCTGCTTCCTTAGAAACAGTGTcaacttacaaaaaaataagagaactACCTCCTATTGGAGAATTCATTCATAAGCCAATTCAAGCTCTGCAAACAGTATATGCAATGAAAATATCTCTTTTGAAACCGTGGTTTAAAGGAACAGTAGTAAAG attaaagaaaataaggaaatgcCTTACGAGATCTGTTTTGAAAATGCGGCTGATAAACCATCGCGCACCTTCCCTCCAAAATACTTGGCATATGCTGAACCAAGTCCTGTCCAGTTCGCTGTTGGGGCCCGAGTTATAGCTCAGTACGTTGGAGAAAAATACGAGATGATGGAACCTTTAGCTTATTACGCTGGCATAATAGCCGAAGAGGCCAAAGCCTTAACTCAACAGCGATATCTCGTGTTTTTCGATCAAGGATATGCGCAGTATTGCCACCATGAACAG ATTATGATGGTATGTCACAGCTCACGAGACGTCTGGCAAGATGTCTATTCGAAATCTCGTGCTTTCGTGTCGACGTATTTAAAAGGATACCCAGAGCGCGCCATGGTGAAGTTACAACGCGGACAGACTATCAAAACGGAATTGAACGGTTATTGGTTTCGTGGACGCGTAGATGCGGTGGATGGCTCTCTGGCCAAAATTTACTTTCCTTCTGAAAAACGTTTTGAATGGATTTATCGAGGATCAACTCGTTTCCGCCATCTGTACGACCTGCTTGCCAAAGAAGAAGCCAGGAAAAAGCAAGGAACCACGAGACCCACGAGGCCTACCCATAACATGGTACTTgtacatcaaaagaaaaatgccccGTATGTGGAGTATACTGGTGGACCAGTGGATGACTTGCATAAACCTTCATCTCCGCCTTTGTTAGCCCTTCAACTGCCATCTGCATCCCAGGAG aACCCAATTCGAGCCGTAGCCCGGAAAAGCACTACCAAAGTTTTTAAATCGCCTCCTGTTGTATCAGCACAACGACGAACGAGAGAACCAGATGTGGACGATGGCTGTATGAATCGTCAAGTGAATCCGTGTAATCAACATATTTATTTCGAGCCACATCAGTGTGGTACCTACTGTGTGAAGGAATACCCAttcgtggatggagagaacaaaa ATGTCAATCCGTTTTCGATTCCAATGCGATGGGGTTGGGCGCGAGAATTAGCTAAACAGCGACAAGGTGAAAGCTCCTTGATTGTATTTTATCGTGCCCCTTGTGGACGCCGCGTACGAAACCTCGAGGAAGTACACCGGTATCTACGAATCACAGGAAGCGAACTGGGTATCGACCTGTTTTGCTTTGATAGTCTAGTCCAATGCTTCAAAGAATTCAAACCAAATATTATCTACTGTCAAATCAAAG ACATAAGTTATGGTAAGGAAAATGTTCGGATATCATGTGTCAATTCGATTGACCGTCAAAGTCCGCTTTACGTTGATTACTGCACTGAACGCATTCCCCGAAAAGGAGTCACAATGAATTTAGATCCCAGCTTTCTCATCTGCTGCGATTGCACGGACGACTGCcaagacaaagaaaaatgccaatgTTGGCAACTCACCATAAAT GCAACTGCCAGAGGCCCTGGTGGAAAGATCAATCCCAATGCTGGATATGAATACCGCCGTTTGACGCAAAACTTGGTGACGGGCGTCTATGAATGCAATTCTCGCTGTCGGTGCCAAAAGACGTGTCTTAACCGCGTGGCTCAAAGGCCTTTACATTTGCGACTACAA CTGTTCCGGACTGTCAAGTGCGGCTGGG GAGAGCTGCTAACTGATCAAGATGCAAACGACGATGGAACGCAATTTGGCGACGAATATTTGGCCGATTTGAATTTTATCGAACTAatcgaaaatcaaaaagaTGGCTACGAGAGTGAATGCTATCAAAGCGATCAACAGAGTTCGGAATCTCAATCATCCACTAGTG aTGACGACTGGGATGAATCTTCCGACGCTTCCGGTTCGAAAAACTATCCAGGtggaaaaagaggagggagaAGAGGGCGCCCCAGTAAGATGTCGAAATTGTTATCTCGTACACCAGTGAAACCGATTGACGTTGCTGATGACGGCCAAGAAGATGGCCAGAAAAATTTTACCCGTACTTTATACGGCCCGatggaaaaatgttttgttatcgaTGCGAGGAACATTGGGAACATTGGTAGATATTTTAAT CACTCTTGCGAGCCGAATATTTTTgtgcaaaacattttcgtcGACACACAAGATTTGCGTTTTCCATGGGTAGGATTCTTCGCTCAGGAATTCATTCGTGCAGGTACCGAGCTGACGTGGGACTACGGTTATCAGATCGACAGTGTGCCTGGCAAAAAGTTGTTTTGCTACTGTGGGGCGAAAAATTGCAGGCGCAGATTGCTTTGA